The Longimicrobium sp. genome includes a region encoding these proteins:
- a CDS encoding DUF4157 domain-containing protein gives MARTRATAPPAPAMAGQRSAGRALDAPVRRAMEQRLGHDFGRVRVHSDARAAAAAAGVGARAFTLGSDVVFGAGEYSPHTPAGRRLLQHELAHVVQQSGRPLADGPPRVGRASSDAERAADEVSRSPAPRPAARRRLSQTAPPSPLLQRAATTWAGEFDTDKYDAVQDGGKDVGVDITLRFKPGRNVFARKIGMVQTSIAKVGGKAAFASASDRGRAIPAGKAGEGVGIDRVDDYANPLYATKKASPGDTLSSTPTTKGWGRHGWRYTDGGKLHKQDALLIDKPTITPPGVNRSEVFESTALAVDGAQRGTYYGSVRWGWEIDAAGAFTKLPLSVVSADAPSDVFGAAAELWNASKTAAGDETIDLPLVTGKYTNAKDVELVGNPAKAKDSVKAKLPVNTRVEVTDKAAGRLFNLGADQWWMVTVVDGPRRGAVGWISAASLADAKAP, from the coding sequence GTGGCACGCACCAGGGCGACGGCTCCGCCCGCGCCGGCGATGGCCGGGCAGCGGTCCGCGGGGCGCGCGCTGGACGCGCCGGTGCGCCGCGCCATGGAGCAGCGGCTGGGCCACGACTTCGGCCGCGTGCGCGTGCACAGCGACGCGCGCGCCGCGGCCGCGGCGGCCGGGGTCGGCGCGCGCGCCTTCACCCTGGGCAGCGACGTGGTGTTCGGCGCGGGCGAGTATTCGCCGCACACCCCCGCCGGGCGCAGGCTCCTGCAGCACGAGCTGGCGCACGTGGTCCAGCAGTCCGGCCGTCCGTTGGCCGACGGGCCGCCGCGCGTCGGCCGTGCCTCGTCGGACGCCGAGCGGGCCGCGGACGAGGTCTCGCGCTCGCCCGCCCCGCGCCCCGCCGCGCGCCGGCGCCTGTCCCAGACCGCGCCGCCCTCGCCGCTGCTGCAGCGCGCCGCGACGACCTGGGCGGGCGAGTTCGACACCGACAAGTACGACGCGGTGCAGGACGGCGGAAAGGACGTGGGCGTCGACATCACCCTCCGCTTCAAGCCCGGGCGGAACGTGTTCGCGCGGAAGATCGGGATGGTGCAGACCTCGATCGCCAAGGTCGGCGGGAAGGCGGCGTTCGCCAGCGCGAGCGACCGGGGACGTGCCATCCCCGCGGGAAAGGCGGGGGAAGGGGTGGGGATCGACCGCGTCGACGACTACGCCAACCCGCTGTACGCCACGAAGAAGGCATCTCCCGGCGACACCCTGTCCAGCACGCCCACCACCAAGGGATGGGGGCGGCACGGCTGGCGCTACACCGACGGCGGCAAGCTCCACAAGCAGGACGCGCTGCTGATCGACAAGCCCACCATCACGCCGCCCGGGGTGAACCGCAGCGAGGTGTTCGAGAGCACCGCGCTGGCGGTCGACGGGGCGCAGCGGGGCACCTACTACGGCTCGGTGCGCTGGGGATGGGAGATCGACGCGGCGGGGGCCTTCACCAAGCTCCCCCTCTCGGTGGTCTCGGCCGACGCGCCCAGCGACGTGTTCGGCGCCGCCGCGGAGCTGTGGAACGCCAGCAAGACCGCCGCGGGCGACGAGACCATCGACCTGCCGCTGGTCACCGGCAAGTACACGAACGCGAAGGACGTGGAGCTGGTGGGCAACCCCGCGAAGGCGAAGGACTCGGTGAAGGCGAAGCTGCCGGTGAACACGCGCGTCGAGGTCACCGACAAGGCCGCCGGCCGGCTGTTCAACCTGGGGGCTGACCAGTGGTGGATGGTCACCGTGGTCGACGGCCCGCGGCGCGGCGCGGTGGGGTGGATATCCGCGGCCTCGCTCGCCGACGCGAAGGCCCCGTGA
- a CDS encoding phage baseplate assembly protein V gives MTEKKRFYGKYRGTVINNVDPMQQGRVQAMVPDVTGVIPSSWATACVPITGKQYGMWVLPQIGTGVWIEYEQGDPDYPIWSGCWWGSAAEPPALALAAAPGVPSIVLQTQGQNTLMISDVPGAAGGILLKTNTGAMISISQTGIIITNGQGASIVMAGPSVTVNQGAMVVT, from the coding sequence ATGACCGAAAAGAAGCGCTTCTACGGAAAGTACCGGGGCACGGTGATCAACAACGTGGACCCCATGCAGCAGGGGCGCGTGCAGGCCATGGTCCCCGACGTCACCGGCGTGATCCCCAGCAGCTGGGCCACGGCGTGCGTGCCCATCACCGGCAAGCAGTACGGGATGTGGGTGCTGCCGCAGATCGGCACGGGGGTGTGGATCGAGTACGAGCAGGGCGACCCCGACTACCCCATCTGGTCCGGCTGCTGGTGGGGCTCGGCCGCCGAGCCGCCGGCGCTGGCGCTGGCCGCCGCGCCGGGGGTGCCCAGCATCGTGCTGCAGACGCAGGGGCAGAACACGCTGATGATCAGCGACGTTCCCGGCGCGGCCGGGGGCATCCTGCTGAAGACCAACACCGGGGCCATGATCTCCATCAGCCAGACGGGGATCATCATCACCAACGGCCAGGGGGCGAGCATCGTGATGGCCGGGCCGTCGGTGACGGTGAACCAGGGGGCGATGGTGGTGACGTAG
- a CDS encoding GPW/gp25 family protein: MNIDFPFHTDNRGRTGETGDDDHVRDLIEQVLFTTPGERVNRPDFGSGLLQLVFAPVSDELTATTQFLVQGALQQWLGDIIQVDDVTVDAGDGRVEVTVRYLVRRSDQRREETFSREA; the protein is encoded by the coding sequence ATGAACATCGACTTCCCGTTCCACACCGACAACCGCGGCCGCACCGGCGAAACCGGCGACGACGACCACGTCCGCGACCTGATCGAGCAGGTGCTGTTCACCACGCCCGGCGAGCGCGTGAACCGCCCCGACTTCGGCAGCGGCCTGCTGCAGCTCGTCTTCGCCCCCGTGAGCGACGAGCTGACCGCGACCACCCAGTTCCTGGTCCAGGGCGCCCTCCAGCAGTGGCTGGGCGACATCATCCAGGTCGACGACGTCACCGTGGACGCCGGCGACGGCCGCGTGGAGGTCACCGTGCGCTACCTGGTCCGCCGCTCCGACCAGCGCAGGGAAGAGACGTTCAGCCGGGAAGCGTGA
- a CDS encoding putative baseplate assembly protein: MKSQLYCPSDTRRALVRQDGTLNGIDFLEVLDTSSIPPRQQTLLVHCFLPVTALTAASVRIEGGVRVQGVAVEWALPASEVLAGQPDAAESNRLKNTLQALDDDPQNVLVVRTDRAGDFSTYTLRLVDSGPGAADLPPKGFDPQLSEVAFSFKVECPSEFDCRPREGCAEPAATPPPIDYLAKDYASFRRLMLDRMAVTMPGWSERNAADLGIALVEVLAYAADHLSYYQDAVATEAYLGTARRRVSVRRHARLVDYFMHDGANARTWVTFEVEPASDADGEVLQPGTQLLTEAATPLSTEVTGDDPAQTAEDAGALVFETLHPVTLRAANSRIRVHNWGDERCCLPRGATRATLVRLNEGGLVDLRPGDVLVFEEVRSPESRAEADADPRHRHAVRLTRVVETEDPLFTEDDPTQLLRVLEVSWDPQDALPFTLCLWDVADSSDPDLLHAVSVARGNVVLADHGRTVAEELDELTASARYRPRLARAPLTRQARATDAAGNSVAVDPAKPAIAAFQREMGDVRPWIRLESPETPGAVWDPRPDLLGSDRFATEFVVESEEDGTTFLRFGDGLAGRLPVSNLAATYRVGNGRAGNVGADAITRLVDAPQGVVRVRNPLPAAGGEDPEPLADVRKYAPTAFLRQERAVTEADYAEMAQRHPEVQRAAATRRWTGSWYTVFVSIDRRGGCAVDQAFRDEMRAFLEPFRLAGHDLEIDSPQFVPLDVVLAVCVKPGFFRADVKRALLDVFGSGTTPDGQRAFFHPDNLTFGQPVYLSRLIAAAMQVPGVSFVQPKTFQRWGQPARGELAGGAIVLDRLEIARMDNDPSLPENGKIDFQMEGGL; the protein is encoded by the coding sequence ATGAAGAGCCAGCTCTACTGCCCCAGCGACACCCGCCGCGCCCTGGTGCGGCAGGACGGAACGCTGAACGGAATCGACTTCCTGGAGGTGCTCGACACCTCCAGCATCCCCCCGCGCCAGCAGACGCTGCTGGTGCACTGCTTCCTTCCCGTCACCGCCCTCACCGCCGCCAGCGTGCGCATCGAGGGCGGCGTGCGGGTGCAGGGGGTGGCCGTGGAGTGGGCGCTTCCCGCCAGCGAGGTGCTGGCCGGGCAGCCCGACGCCGCCGAGTCGAACAGGCTCAAGAACACGCTGCAGGCGCTGGACGACGACCCGCAGAACGTGCTGGTCGTGCGCACCGACCGCGCGGGCGACTTCTCCACCTACACGCTGCGGCTGGTGGACAGCGGCCCCGGCGCCGCCGACCTCCCGCCCAAGGGGTTCGATCCCCAGCTCTCCGAGGTGGCCTTCTCGTTCAAGGTGGAGTGCCCCAGCGAGTTCGACTGCCGCCCCCGCGAGGGGTGCGCCGAGCCCGCCGCCACCCCGCCGCCCATCGACTACCTGGCCAAGGACTACGCCTCGTTCCGCCGCCTGATGCTGGACCGCATGGCCGTGACCATGCCGGGGTGGAGCGAGCGCAACGCCGCCGACCTGGGGATCGCGCTGGTGGAGGTGCTGGCCTACGCCGCCGACCACCTGAGCTACTACCAGGACGCCGTGGCCACCGAGGCGTACCTGGGCACCGCCCGCCGCCGCGTCTCCGTCCGCCGGCACGCGCGGCTGGTCGACTACTTCATGCACGACGGCGCCAACGCGCGCACCTGGGTGACCTTCGAGGTCGAGCCCGCGAGCGACGCCGACGGCGAGGTGCTGCAGCCGGGAACGCAGCTGCTGACCGAGGCCGCCACCCCGCTCTCCACCGAGGTCACCGGCGACGACCCGGCGCAGACGGCCGAGGACGCGGGGGCGCTGGTATTCGAGACGCTGCACCCCGTCACCCTGCGCGCCGCCAACTCGCGCATCCGCGTGCACAACTGGGGCGACGAGCGCTGCTGCCTGCCCCGCGGCGCCACCCGCGCCACGCTGGTCCGCCTGAACGAGGGGGGATTGGTGGACCTGCGCCCGGGCGACGTGCTGGTGTTCGAGGAGGTGCGCTCGCCCGAGAGCCGCGCCGAGGCCGACGCCGACCCGCGCCACCGCCACGCCGTCCGCCTCACGCGGGTGGTGGAGACGGAGGACCCGCTCTTCACCGAGGACGATCCCACCCAGCTCCTGCGCGTGCTGGAGGTGTCGTGGGACCCGCAGGACGCGCTCCCCTTCACGCTCTGCCTGTGGGACGTGGCCGATTCGTCCGACCCCGACCTGCTGCACGCCGTCTCCGTCGCCCGCGGCAACGTCGTCCTGGCCGACCACGGGCGGACGGTGGCCGAGGAGCTGGACGAGCTCACCGCCTCCGCGCGCTACCGCCCGCGGCTGGCGCGCGCGCCGCTCACCCGGCAGGCGCGCGCCACCGACGCGGCGGGGAACTCCGTTGCCGTGGACCCCGCGAAGCCGGCGATCGCCGCCTTCCAGCGGGAGATGGGCGACGTGCGGCCATGGATCCGCCTGGAATCTCCCGAAACGCCCGGCGCGGTGTGGGACCCGCGCCCCGACCTGCTGGGGAGCGACCGCTTCGCCACCGAGTTCGTGGTGGAGAGCGAGGAGGACGGCACCACCTTCCTGCGCTTCGGCGACGGGCTGGCCGGGCGCCTTCCCGTCTCGAACCTGGCGGCCACCTACCGCGTGGGGAACGGCCGCGCGGGGAATGTGGGCGCCGACGCCATCACCCGGCTGGTGGATGCGCCCCAGGGCGTGGTCCGCGTGCGCAACCCGCTTCCCGCGGCGGGGGGCGAGGACCCCGAGCCGCTGGCCGACGTGCGCAAGTACGCGCCGACCGCCTTCCTGCGGCAGGAGCGCGCCGTCACCGAGGCCGACTACGCCGAGATGGCGCAGCGCCACCCCGAGGTGCAGCGCGCCGCCGCCACCCGCCGGTGGACGGGAAGCTGGTACACGGTGTTCGTGAGCATCGACCGGCGCGGCGGGTGCGCGGTGGACCAGGCCTTCCGCGACGAGATGCGGGCCTTCCTGGAGCCCTTCCGCCTGGCCGGGCACGACCTGGAGATCGACTCGCCCCAGTTCGTGCCGCTCGACGTGGTGCTCGCCGTCTGCGTGAAGCCGGGCTTCTTCCGCGCCGACGTGAAGCGGGCGCTGCTGGACGTGTTCGGCAGCGGCACCACGCCCGACGGGCAGCGCGCCTTCTTCCATCCCGACAACCTGACCTTCGGCCAGCCCGTGTACCTGAGCCGCCTGATCGCCGCGGCCATGCAGGTGCCCGGCGTGTCCTTCGTGCAGCCGAAGACCTTCCAGCGCTGGGGGCAGCCCGCGCGCGGCGAGCTGGCCGGCGGCGCCATCGTGCTGGACCGGCTGGAGATCGCGCGGATGGACAACGACCCCAGCCTTCCCGAGAACGGCAAGATCGACTTCCAGATGGAGGGTGGCCTGTGA
- a CDS encoding putative baseplate assembly protein, with translation MSDADPRAADCGAALDTCGCCGTDSPGLATDAAAEITNPPGLPALAYRIGTQPQFLERMLKRLVSQTVLSDDGTAELRPLVSLSTRAPDDPAISLLDAWATTADVLTFYQERIANEGFLRTATERRSVLELARTIGYELNPGVAASTELAFTLEDVKVAPLTAASVVPETVTLATGLRVQSVPGPGQTAQTFETVEEVEARPEWNLLYPRKTKTQGLELGETVLWLDGIATGLQVGDALLLVGKERVAYGGSENWDFRFVSAVEADAANGRTKVTWTEGLGYKSSTRRVEPADDPACYVFRARGSLFGFNAPDWRAMPGIIKAAFDPAKSDLDANGNYTGSLTQWPEFTTAEGADEKLDLDATYPKVVSGSWIVLSKADYTELYRVVTALPAARTDWTLTAKVTRLTLDAREHLSWFPRRETVVHLQSEELPLTEAPDTSLVGGLTVQLDRTVDGLVSGRTLIVSGRRRRARVADLATGLVLVSTGGATTKVNAGEVLWMVAPATTAGTTVTWKVMNRLGVQGTVAEGKGQITDEDADEGDELLSEVVVLDTVTDDGVHTTLKLQNPGMQRWYDRGSTRIWANVAAATHGETVSEVLGSGDGSQANQKFTLKRPPLTYVSAATATGTATTLEVRVNDLRWSEVVAFNDAGPESQVYTVRQADDGTATVQFGDGIRGARLPTGSANVTATYRTGIGPAGEVGTGTLSLLQSRPLGLKEVTNPVAATGAAAPEELEDARGNAPRTVLTLGRIVSLKDFEDFARAFGGIGKARAVALWSGERQVIHITIAAATGGGVASDSDVYHNLVAAIDRYREGSERVKVESYAARTFRLDAAVIIDPVFVAVDVLADAEAALREAFSFEARDFAQPVTGAEVISVIQAVPGIVAVDLDRLELVGQSTGSGLPAAKVLPSQTTRFSGTTTLPSELLLLDDHGVTLREVPA, from the coding sequence GTGAGCGACGCCGACCCTCGCGCGGCCGACTGCGGCGCCGCGCTGGACACCTGCGGCTGCTGCGGCACCGACTCGCCCGGACTGGCGACGGACGCCGCGGCCGAGATCACCAACCCGCCGGGGCTTCCCGCGCTGGCGTACCGCATCGGCACGCAGCCGCAGTTCCTGGAGCGGATGCTGAAGCGCCTGGTTTCGCAGACCGTGCTCTCCGACGACGGGACGGCGGAGCTGCGCCCGCTGGTCTCCCTCTCCACCCGCGCGCCCGACGACCCCGCCATCTCGCTGCTCGACGCGTGGGCCACCACGGCGGACGTGCTGACCTTCTACCAGGAGCGCATCGCCAACGAGGGGTTCCTGCGCACGGCCACGGAGCGGCGCTCGGTGCTGGAGCTGGCGCGCACCATCGGCTACGAGCTGAACCCCGGCGTGGCCGCGTCCACCGAGCTGGCGTTCACGCTCGAGGACGTGAAGGTGGCCCCGCTCACCGCCGCCTCGGTCGTTCCCGAAACCGTCACGCTGGCCACGGGGCTGCGGGTGCAGAGCGTTCCCGGCCCCGGGCAGACGGCGCAGACCTTCGAGACGGTGGAAGAGGTGGAGGCGCGGCCGGAGTGGAACCTCCTTTATCCGCGGAAGACGAAGACGCAGGGGCTGGAGCTGGGCGAGACCGTGCTCTGGCTGGACGGGATCGCTACGGGGCTGCAGGTGGGCGACGCGCTGCTCCTCGTCGGCAAGGAGCGGGTGGCGTACGGCGGGAGCGAGAACTGGGACTTCCGCTTCGTCTCGGCGGTCGAGGCCGACGCAGCCAACGGGCGCACGAAGGTGACGTGGACGGAAGGATTGGGCTACAAGTCGTCCACCCGGCGCGTGGAGCCGGCGGACGACCCCGCCTGCTACGTGTTCCGCGCCCGCGGCTCGCTCTTCGGCTTCAACGCGCCGGACTGGCGGGCGATGCCGGGAATCATCAAGGCCGCCTTCGATCCGGCGAAGTCGGATCTCGACGCCAACGGGAACTACACGGGCAGCCTCACCCAGTGGCCGGAGTTCACCACCGCCGAGGGCGCCGACGAGAAGCTGGACCTCGACGCCACGTATCCCAAGGTCGTCTCCGGGAGCTGGATCGTCCTCAGCAAGGCGGACTACACCGAGCTCTACCGCGTGGTCACCGCGCTCCCCGCGGCGCGCACCGACTGGACGCTGACCGCGAAGGTGACGCGGCTGACGCTGGACGCGCGCGAGCACCTCAGCTGGTTCCCGCGCCGCGAGACGGTCGTCCATCTCCAGAGCGAGGAATTGCCGCTGACCGAGGCGCCCGACACCTCGCTGGTCGGCGGGCTCACCGTGCAGCTTGACCGCACGGTGGACGGGCTGGTCTCCGGGCGCACGCTGATCGTCTCCGGCCGCAGGCGGCGCGCGCGGGTGGCCGACCTGGCCACGGGCCTCGTCCTGGTCTCCACCGGCGGGGCGACGACCAAGGTGAACGCGGGCGAGGTGCTGTGGATGGTGGCGCCCGCCACCACCGCCGGCACCACGGTCACGTGGAAGGTGATGAACCGCCTGGGCGTCCAGGGCACCGTGGCCGAGGGCAAGGGGCAGATCACCGACGAGGACGCGGACGAGGGCGACGAGCTGCTGAGCGAGGTCGTGGTGCTCGATACGGTGACCGATGACGGGGTGCACACCACGCTGAAGCTGCAGAACCCGGGGATGCAGCGCTGGTACGACCGCGGCTCCACGCGCATCTGGGCCAACGTGGCCGCCGCCACTCACGGCGAAACGGTCAGCGAGGTGCTGGGCAGCGGCGACGGCTCGCAGGCCAACCAGAAGTTCACGCTGAAGCGCCCGCCGCTCACCTACGTCTCCGCGGCGACGGCCACGGGAACGGCGACCACGCTGGAGGTGCGGGTGAACGACCTGCGCTGGAGCGAGGTCGTGGCCTTCAACGACGCCGGCCCCGAGAGCCAGGTCTACACCGTCCGCCAGGCCGATGACGGCACCGCCACCGTGCAGTTCGGCGACGGGATCCGCGGCGCGCGCCTTCCCACCGGCTCGGCCAACGTGACCGCGACGTACCGCACCGGCATCGGCCCGGCGGGCGAGGTGGGGACGGGAACGCTCAGCCTGCTGCAGAGCCGCCCGCTGGGACTGAAGGAGGTGACGAACCCCGTCGCCGCCACCGGCGCCGCCGCGCCCGAGGAGCTGGAGGACGCCCGCGGGAACGCACCGCGGACCGTGCTGACGCTGGGGCGGATCGTCTCCCTGAAGGACTTCGAGGACTTCGCCCGCGCCTTCGGGGGGATCGGGAAGGCGCGCGCCGTGGCGCTGTGGAGCGGCGAGCGGCAGGTGATCCACATCACCATCGCCGCGGCCACCGGGGGCGGCGTGGCGTCGGATTCCGACGTCTACCACAACCTGGTCGCGGCCATCGACCGCTACCGCGAAGGGAGCGAGCGGGTGAAGGTGGAGAGCTACGCCGCGCGCACCTTCCGCCTCGACGCGGCCGTCATCATCGACCCGGTCTTCGTGGCCGTGGACGTGCTGGCCGACGCGGAGGCCGCGCTCCGCGAGGCGTTCTCGTTCGAGGCGCGCGACTTCGCGCAGCCGGTGACCGGCGCCGAGGTGATCTCCGTCATCCAGGCCGTCCCCGGCATCGTCGCGGTCGATCTCGACCGGCTCGAGCTGGTCGGCCAGTCCACCGGGAGCGGGCTTCCCGCGGCCAAGGTCCTTCCGTCGCAGACCACGCGCTTTTCGGGGACGACGACCCTTCCCTCCGAGCTGCTCCTGCTCGACGACCACGGCGTGACCCTTCGCGAGGTGCCCGCATGA
- a CDS encoding phage tail protein, translating into MSESGAERLYALLPAVYRLRDADEGYPLRALMAVMETEMAAVEADISGLYENWFIETCQEWVVPYVGDLLGVRGLRPAAGGAYTQRARVANAIGYRRRKGTAAVLEQVARDVTGWPAHAVEYFQLLAGTQHLSHVRPGTGGTASLRDSSSLELVGGPFEQVAHTAEVRHIDNGRGRYNIPDVGVFLWRLQSYPVVRAQARLVTAPGDAGYTFSPLGTDGPLFNRARTETAISHLAREQDVPDPLRRRALYDELEARRASLEAGAEVVETWFGDDAVIQVFLDGELVPGEQVMVCDLDPWRRPPASTFQLPDGRTFDTLVSVDPPRGRLALADGLALPDTVEVGFAYGFPGDLGGGPYDRREPVEAWLERVGGEVHWQAGVVADPSSDPDVLYADLRDAVAAWNAQPPGTVGVIAVMDSRTLDYPLTGGDTVLIPEGSHLLLVAAGWPDPAPMPPGGGKTRLLPQDLRPHLRGSIAVRGVKPQGVITIESSNPGSFSVDGLLIEGEIEVRDGNLGQLLVSHSTLVPAAGGVTCAAGNPRLEVTIARSITGAVSIRGAARLLRVEDSIVDGLGALTALRGPAVELEAVTLFGGVRAVTLTASNSIFTRTVTVERRQTGCVRYSWVPPQSRVPRRYECRPETASAARREEPQFTSRGYGHPAYAQLSLSCPAVIREGADDEGEMGAWHFLQQTQRIADLRAGLGEHLRVGLEAGLFFAT; encoded by the coding sequence ATGAGCGAATCCGGCGCCGAGCGCCTGTACGCGCTCCTTCCCGCCGTCTACCGCCTCCGCGACGCCGACGAGGGGTACCCCCTGCGCGCGCTGATGGCGGTGATGGAGACGGAGATGGCGGCGGTGGAGGCCGACATCTCCGGGCTGTACGAGAACTGGTTCATCGAGACCTGCCAGGAGTGGGTGGTGCCCTACGTGGGCGACCTGCTGGGCGTGCGCGGCCTGCGCCCCGCCGCCGGCGGCGCCTACACGCAGCGCGCCCGCGTGGCCAACGCCATCGGCTACCGCCGCCGCAAGGGGACCGCGGCGGTGCTGGAGCAGGTGGCCCGCGACGTCACCGGGTGGCCGGCGCACGCGGTGGAGTACTTCCAGCTCCTGGCGGGCACCCAGCACCTCTCCCACGTCCGCCCGGGCACGGGGGGGACGGCGAGCCTGCGCGATTCGTCGAGTCTCGAGCTGGTCGGCGGGCCGTTCGAGCAGGTGGCCCACACGGCCGAGGTGCGGCACATCGACAACGGGCGGGGGAGATACAACATCCCCGACGTGGGCGTGTTCCTGTGGCGGCTGCAGAGCTACCCGGTGGTGCGCGCGCAGGCCCGGCTGGTGACCGCGCCGGGCGACGCGGGCTACACCTTCAGCCCGCTGGGGACGGATGGGCCGCTCTTCAACCGCGCGCGGACCGAGACGGCCATCAGCCACCTGGCCCGCGAGCAGGACGTTCCGGATCCGCTGCGCCGCCGCGCGCTGTACGACGAGCTGGAGGCCCGCCGCGCCTCGCTGGAAGCGGGAGCGGAGGTGGTGGAGACCTGGTTCGGCGACGATGCCGTGATCCAGGTATTCCTGGACGGCGAGCTGGTGCCCGGCGAGCAGGTGATGGTGTGCGACCTGGACCCCTGGCGGCGCCCGCCCGCGTCCACCTTCCAGCTCCCCGACGGACGCACCTTCGACACGCTGGTGTCGGTTGATCCTCCGCGCGGCCGGCTGGCGCTGGCCGACGGGCTGGCGCTGCCGGACACGGTGGAGGTGGGCTTCGCCTACGGCTTCCCCGGCGACCTGGGCGGCGGGCCGTACGACCGCCGCGAGCCGGTGGAGGCGTGGCTGGAGCGCGTGGGCGGCGAGGTGCACTGGCAGGCGGGCGTGGTGGCTGATCCCTCGTCCGACCCCGACGTGCTGTACGCCGACCTGCGCGACGCGGTGGCCGCGTGGAACGCCCAGCCGCCGGGCACGGTGGGGGTGATCGCGGTGATGGACAGCCGCACGCTGGACTACCCGCTCACCGGCGGCGACACCGTGCTGATCCCCGAGGGAAGCCACCTCCTCCTCGTGGCCGCGGGGTGGCCCGATCCCGCGCCGATGCCGCCGGGGGGAGGGAAGACGCGCCTTCTCCCGCAGGACCTGCGGCCGCACCTGCGCGGCTCCATCGCCGTGCGCGGGGTGAAGCCGCAGGGGGTGATCACCATCGAGAGCTCGAACCCGGGGAGCTTCTCGGTCGACGGGCTGCTGATCGAGGGCGAGATCGAGGTGCGCGACGGGAACCTGGGGCAGCTCCTGGTCTCGCACAGCACGCTGGTTCCCGCGGCGGGCGGCGTCACCTGCGCGGCGGGGAACCCGCGGCTGGAGGTGACCATCGCCCGCAGCATCACCGGCGCCGTGAGCATCCGCGGCGCCGCCCGCCTCCTGCGCGTGGAGGACAGCATCGTCGACGGGCTGGGGGCGCTCACCGCGCTCCGCGGCCCGGCGGTGGAGCTGGAGGCGGTCACCCTCTTCGGCGGCGTGCGCGCGGTCACGCTCACCGCCAGCAACTCCATCTTCACCCGCACCGTCACGGTGGAGCGGCGGCAGACCGGGTGCGTGCGCTACAGCTGGGTGCCCCCCCAGTCGCGCGTTCCCCGCCGCTACGAGTGCCGCCCCGAGACGGCGTCGGCCGCGCGGCGCGAGGAGCCGCAGTTCACCTCGCGCGGATACGGGCACCCCGCGTACGCCCAGCTTTCCCTGTCGTGCCCCGCGGTGATCCGCGAGGGCGCCGACGACGAGGGCGAGATGGGCGCCTGGCACTTCCTGCAGCAGACCCAGCGGATCGCCGACCTGCGCGCCGGGCTGGGCGAGCACCTCCGCGTCGGCCTGGAGGCCGGCCTTTTCTTCGCGACCTGA